The following is a genomic window from Vidua chalybeata isolate OUT-0048 chromosome 29, bVidCha1 merged haplotype, whole genome shotgun sequence.
caatgCCACTCCCGTGTGTCCCCAGGGGGTTGCTCTGGGCTGTCCCTGGTGCcacccccgctgtccccaatgccacccctgctgtccccgctgtccccagggccctgCTGCGGGCTGTCCCCAATGCCACCCCCGTGTGTCCCCAATGCCacccctgtgtgtccccaatGCCACCCCCGTGTGTCCCCAATGCCACCCCCGTGTGTCCCCAATGCCacccctgtgtgtccccaatgccaccccggtgtccccgctgtccccagggccctgCTGCGGGCCGTGCCGCCGTTCTCGCGGGCGCTGCTCTGGAGCGCGCTGCGGGACCTGCTGACCCCGGCGGGGACGGGCCCGGACGAGAGCGCCCACGCCTTCGCCCGGCGCCGCTTCGGCCCCGAGGTGGGTGCGGGACCCCGAACCCCCAGAACCCCCCGCAACAGGATCGCACCCCTAAAAACCCCCggaaccccccaaaacaccatcacccccccaaaaccccccaaaacaccatcacccccccaaaaccccgagaaccccccaaaacaccatcacccccccaaaaccctcagaaccccccaaaacaccatcacccccccaaaaccccccaaaacaccatcacccccccaaaaccctcagaaccctccaaaacaccatcacccccccaaaaaattcccataaacacccccaaaacaccatcaccccccccaaaattcctaTAAACtcccccagaaccccccaaaacaccatcacacccccaaaaccctcagaacccccaaaacaccatcacccccccaaaaccccccaaaacaccatcacccccccaaaacccccagaccccccaaaacaccatcacccccccaaaaccctcagaaccccccaaaacaccatcacccccccaaaacccccataaACGCCCCCAAAACCATCAGAACCCCCCAGAACACCACCACCCCCGCAAAAATTCCcataaacccccccaaaacccccccaaaacacaaTTTCACTCCTAAATATCTCCAGaaccaccccaaaactcccagaaccccccaaaacaccatcagccccccaaaaaatccccataaaCTCCCCCGAAACCCCTCAAAATCCCCCAGAACCGCTCCAAAATCCCCCtaaccaaacccaaaacccctAGAACCACCCCAAATCATcgcccccaaaaatccccagaacCACCCCCCAAAATCTACagaaccaccccaaaaccaccgTCACCCCCCAGAAACCCCCataacccccccaaaatccccctaaCCGAACCCAAAACCCCCATAATCGCCCCAAAACATCAccacacccccaaaaccccgaTTATCCCCCAAAGCCCCGAGAGTGCCCCTGAGCCCTACGCCCAACCCCGATAAACgcccccaaagcccccagaagtgtccccaaagccccacCCGGCCTTATCGGGGCTCCCCGGGGCGGGTGGGGCCCCGCTGGCACTGTCCTTGTCACCGGCCCTGCTGTCCCTAtcgctgtccctgtgtcactgtccctgtgtcactgtccctgtgtcactgtccctgtgacactgtcactgtccctgtgtcactgtccctgtgtccctgtccctgtgtcactgtccctgtgtcactgtcactgtgtcactgtcactgtgtcactgtcactgtgacactgtccctgtgtcactgtcactgtgacactgtcactgtccctgtgtccctgtccctgtgacaCTGTCCCTGtgacactgtcactgtgtcactgtccctgtgtccctgtccctgtgtcactgtccctgtccctgtgtcagtgtccctgtgacactgtccctgtccctatgtccctgtcactgtgacactgtcactgtccctatgtccctgtccctgtgtcactgtccctgtccctctgtcactgtccctgtcccacaggtGGCCGAGGTGGCCGTGgacagcctgtccctgtgtccctgtccctgtgtcactgtccctgtgtcactgtccctgtccctatgtccctgtcactgtgacactgtcactgtccctatgtccctgtccctgtgtcactgtccctgtccctgtgtcactgtcactgtgtcactgtccctgtgtcactgtcactgtgacactgtccctgtcccacaggtGGCCGAGGTGGCCGTGGACAGCCTGtgcctgtgtcactgtccctgtgtccctgtgcctgtgtcactgtcactgtgtcactgtccctgtgtcactgtctgtgtcactgtccctgtgtcactgtctgtgtcactgtcactgtccctgtcccacaggtGGCCGAGGTGGCCGTGGACAGCCTGTGCCGGGGGGTGTTTGCCGGGGACAGCCGGGCCCTGAGCGTGCGCAGCTGCTTCCCCGCGCTGTTCCAGGCCGAGAGACAGCGCGGCTCcgtcctgctggggctggcactgccacacggtggggacactgtggggacactggggctggcactgctggggctggcactgccacacggtggggacactgtggggacactggggctggcactgctggggctggcactgccactgccacacggtggggacattgtggggacactgctggggctggcactgccacacggtggggacactgtggggacactggggctggcactgctggggctggcactgccacacggtggggacactgtggggacactggggctggcactgctggggctggcactgccactgccacacggtggggacattgtggggacactgctgggttGGCACTGGCATCTGGTgaccacagggacagggggacaccaCGGGGACCCACAGGTGCCACCCCTTGGACGGGTCCAACCCACGGGGCTGGGACAGAGGAGACCGTGGGGACACCCCTGGtctggggacaccatggggaccCCTCATTTGGCTGTCACCGGGATGCAGTGAGGGGTGGCATGGGGGACACCCCGGGtctggggacaccgtggggtCCCCCCCCCGCGCGTTGTCACCGCCGGTGTCGCGCAGGTGTCGCCGCAGGTGACGGGGCGGGCGCGGAGGCGGCGCTGGCGCGGCGCGCGCGGGCCGAGCGCTGGAGCCAGTGGTCCCTGCGGGGGGGGATGGAGTCCCTGGCGCGCGCCTTGGTGGCCTTCGTGTCCCCCCGCGGGGCCGAGCTGCGCTGCCACGCGCCCCTGACACACCTgtgccgccgccgcggccgctgGCAGGTGGGGACACTGCCGGTGCCACCCGGTCCCCGCTCTCCGTCCCCCTCCCGCGGtgctctctgtcccctccccagtgtcccccggGTCCCCTTCCCGCTCTCCATCCCCCCCAACCCGTGTCCCCCAGTCCCCAGtgctctctgtcccctccccagtgctcccagtgccctctcccatgcccccagtgtccccagtaccctccccagtgtccccagtgctgtccccagtcccctccccggtgtccccagtgctgtccccagtgtccccagtgctgtccccagtcccctccccggtgtccccagtgctgtccccggtgtccccagtgctgtccccagtcccctccccggtgtccccagcgTCCCCCGCTGTGTCCCCAGCTCACGCTGCCCGATGCCACCATCACGGCCGATCACGTTGTCAGCGCCCTCCCTGCCGCAGGTacgggggcggggcggggggggtcccgccgtgtccccgccgtgtccccgccgtgtcgctgatgtccccgctgtccccagcgcTGGCCCGGGCGCTGCCGGCCGAGGCGGAGCCGCTGGCCCGGGAGCTCCGGGCGATCCCGGCCGCCTCCGTGGCCGTGGTCAACCTGCAGTACGAGGGGGCCGCGCTGCCCGTCACGGTGAGAGGGTCCCCGAGCTGTCCCCGAGCTGTCCCCGAGCCCCGCGGTGGCCCCGAGCCCCGCGGTGACCCCAGCTCGCCCCCCACCCCCGCAGGGTTTTGGCCACCTGGTGCCATCCTCGGAGGACCCGGCGCTCCTGGGCATCGTCTACGACTCGGTGGCGTTCCCGGAGCACGACGGGACCCCCGCGACCCCCGGGAGACCCTCGCTGCGGCTCAcggtggggacacggggggggtggcactggggggacactggggacacaccAGGGAGAGTGACAGGAGTGATTTGGGGTGGCTCATggtggggacaccacaggggGACACTGGagagtggcactggggacaccgtggggggacactgggacaccagGGAGAGTGACAGGAGTGATTTGGgggagggtggcactggggacatcatGGGGGACACCCTGAGGGGTGACACTGAGGACACTGGGGGGTGTGactggggtggttttggggggctggcggtgtcccccaggtgatgctgggacccccccccctgctgtgggctcacggtggggacactggggacacctgggtggGACACCCTgaggggtgacactggggacacctgggaggGTGATTTGGGGGGGGCTCACGGTGTGTGACACCAGGAGGGGGTGGCTCTGTGGGTGTCACAGAGGTGACTTTGGGGggctggctggcactgggtggccctggggacactgtgggtGTCACAGGGGTGATTTGGGGGggctggctggcactgggtggccctggggacactgtgggtGTCACAGGGGTGATTTGGGGGGCTGGCGGTGTCCCCCAGGTGATGCTGGGCGGGGCCTGGTTCCGGCAGAGCTTCGGGGACCCCGCCCTGGtggccccggagctgctgctgcgCCGGGCACGGGCGGCCGTGAGCGACCACCTGGGGCTGGCCGGGACCCCCGCCCGCGCCATCGTCAGGGTGCAGCAGGTGGGGGACACTTGGGGGGCCGGTGGCATTTGGGGGGGGGTGACAGCttggggggctctgggtggGTGACATTGGGGGGGAGGGACTCTGGGTGGGTGACACTTCAGGGTGGGGGTGGCactttggggggggggtctctgggtggGTGAAACTTTGCGaggggtggttttgggtgggTGACATTCCAGACAGGTTCTGGGTCGGTGACACTTGCTGGGGGGTgacattttgggggggggctcCGGGTGGGTGACACTTTGGGGGGGGCTCTCAGGGGctca
Proteins encoded in this region:
- the PPOX gene encoding protoporphyrinogen oxidase, which produces MPPTVAVVGGGISGLAACYHLVRAPRPPKVVLLEASGRFGGWLQSTRTPEGAVFEHGPRGVRPAGPAGAETLHMVSELGLAGDILAVPRGHPASRNRFLYLGGALHPLPSGLRALLRAVPPFSRALLWSALRDLLTPAGTGPDESAHAFARRRFGPEVAEVAVDSLCRGVFAGDSRALSVRSCFPALFQAERQRGSVLLGLALPHGVAAGDGAGAEAALARRARAERWSQWSLRGGMESLARALVAFVSPRGAELRCHAPLTHLCRRRGRWQLTLPDATITADHVVSALPAAALARALPAEAEPLARELRAIPAASVAVVNLQYEGAALPVTGFGHLVPSSEDPALLGIVYDSVAFPEHDGTPATPGRPSLRLTVMLGGAWFRQSFGDPALVAPELLLRRARAAVSDHLGLAGTPARAIVRVQQDCIPQYTLGHWERLERIQRFLKEQELPLSLIGASYSGVSVNDCIASAKAAVGRILGSPP